The Branchiostoma floridae strain S238N-H82 chromosome 17, Bfl_VNyyK, whole genome shotgun sequence genome has a window encoding:
- the LOC118404755 gene encoding uncharacterized protein LOC118404755 isoform X1, with the protein MDTGLLDEQMEMEVLQMQLTVFQEDFETERSDRERPQAEVLSLEDEVVALRQQDTDDTRLEAIFTSTSQSHQDTVGWSSRFSTESILSSVGIVVEYAVGMGINPFPRILAINSGEKGCLQFPLVWLVFLFLGSIQVIIMEYAIGRFTRRAAPMAWHDLLGVKSTWLGGWISIVNLSQQETASYDGTLLWKINYYTRKKHKAVNGRTLSLYCQTFYTSLWLQDVC; encoded by the exons atgGACACAGGATTGTTGGATGAACAGATGGAGATGGAAGTTCTCCAGATGCAGTTGACAGTGTTTCAAGAGGACTTTGAGACAGAGAGGAGTGATAGGGAGAGACCTCAAGCAGAGGTGTTGTCTCTTGAAGACGAAGTGGTGGCCTTGAGGCAACAG GATACTGATGACACGAGACTGGAGGCTATTTTCACTAGTACGTCCCAGTCACACCAGGACACAGTAGGCTGGTCTAGCAGGTTTTCCACTGAGTCCATACTCAGCTCTGTGGGGATTGTCGTGGAGTATGCTGTGGGGATGGGAATTAATCCCTTTCCCAGAATTCTAGCAATCAACAGTGGAGAGAAAG GATGTCTGCAGTTCCCGTTGGTCTGGTTGGTGTTCCTGTTCCTGGGGTCCATACAGGTTATCATTATGGAGTACGCCATTGGTCGGTTCACCAGGAGAGCTGCACCAATGGCGTGGCACGACCTACTGGGTGTGAAGTCGACATGGCTTGGGGGCTGGATAAGCATTGTTAACCTTTCT CAGCAGGAGACTGCTAGCTATGATGGTACACTGCTGTGGAAGATCAACTACTACACCAGGAAGAAGCACAAGGCAGTGAATGGGAGAACCCTTTCCCTCTACTGTCAGACCTTCTACACATCTCTTTGGCTACAAGATGTGTGCTAG
- the LOC118404755 gene encoding uncharacterized protein LOC118404755 isoform X2: MDTGLLDEQMEMEVLQMQLTVFQEDFETERSDRERPQAEVLSLEDEVVALRQQDTDDTRLEAIFTSTSQSHQDTVGWSSRFSTESILSSVGIVVEYAVGMGINPFPRILAINSGEKGCLQFPLVWLVFLFLGSIQVIIMEYAIGRFTRRAAPMAWHDLLGVKSTWLGGWISIVNLSQETASYDGTLLWKINYYTRKKHKAVNGRTLSLYCQTFYTSLWLQDVC; the protein is encoded by the exons atgGACACAGGATTGTTGGATGAACAGATGGAGATGGAAGTTCTCCAGATGCAGTTGACAGTGTTTCAAGAGGACTTTGAGACAGAGAGGAGTGATAGGGAGAGACCTCAAGCAGAGGTGTTGTCTCTTGAAGACGAAGTGGTGGCCTTGAGGCAACAG GATACTGATGACACGAGACTGGAGGCTATTTTCACTAGTACGTCCCAGTCACACCAGGACACAGTAGGCTGGTCTAGCAGGTTTTCCACTGAGTCCATACTCAGCTCTGTGGGGATTGTCGTGGAGTATGCTGTGGGGATGGGAATTAATCCCTTTCCCAGAATTCTAGCAATCAACAGTGGAGAGAAAG GATGTCTGCAGTTCCCGTTGGTCTGGTTGGTGTTCCTGTTCCTGGGGTCCATACAGGTTATCATTATGGAGTACGCCATTGGTCGGTTCACCAGGAGAGCTGCACCAATGGCGTGGCACGACCTACTGGGTGTGAAGTCGACATGGCTTGGGGGCTGGATAAGCATTGTTAACCTTTCT CAGGAGACTGCTAGCTATGATGGTACACTGCTGTGGAAGATCAACTACTACACCAGGAAGAAGCACAAGGCAGTGAATGGGAGAACCCTTTCCCTCTACTGTCAGACCTTCTACACATCTCTTTGGCTACAAGATGTGTGCTAG
- the LOC118404981 gene encoding sphingomyelin phosphodiesterase 4-like: MVVIMRSYGRHHVRYFSYSDTFWSSGYKRSDMVAVPSVSGGFSSIQTKFNAALAQKIPQRCAELTKIIDEHHTKDLHSIYTTLLENIFGFNYYTGWGLKTLNRKTQPVEFNTVKAFLCPGGPMFRLFYKLQSDAFIRYEFPLSCLPIPTRLALQEGAVPVFYSNKLQMLQHGRPASSLSLNAFEYFFFQFAYFMVHPQNHKVMNNWVLPADMLYPCLLEDYLNHFLPVQGEPPTLPNTGSPIGSPHSPSHVRQQSPVGPYHQGLSSPYGSPHANVLVRRALISQGVAAGDTGVHECWLSESFLQIMAEFWLNQNALRIPTAQSEGKSATSQGGNSLDVTYRDLAQQLKDSFMPSKDHVRIVRMLVKHVHYFANSAKEVSVTSPYHSPSLPPIEELKRAIIPQFVQKKLYAFLRHGFDHWPLDHTFRLMLETWLSYVQPWRYSDPNKPNLPGRDSRDKMNPEKWAQFVADNLLFYTSLFHVFLTRVFRLDLSSPRNAYMLFRVAKVYGQPNLAQVIEDCERDLCEPVPRMTPVRRHGRDGLYGEGASFLSPPSTNTAAILRMQCLELESSGFEYKLMFGEETRGSVRTLQVLCFDKPLITMNIKDDFPSISQMIQLLQILCQARRTAQTFTQPEDSSTSLLAWMGLGGQTEPSAAMGDGEEFGGADLRKLDVHLEQSIHFLCMVFRIDPPATQTEAYLTSPGGSLEADRTLPPDCTQGEAGQVLTPRGRYQMMNGLRRFDIGYHGDPELQPIRSYENPTLVRALYKVSTVMNQRFSDYLQAMYHRDDFLGRLAYQYLSPPYPSPPSRLSPVQAERHSLYSGRPRISLRFLASYQNLGYLLAFLLLAYMFSVGPLKLVLFLLFGLIAYGTVMVLVTYDRWKPLKYRQ; encoded by the exons ATGGTTGTAATCATGAGATCATATGGTAGACACCATGTACGATATTTTTCGTACAGCGACACTTTTTGGTCATCAGGTTACAAAAGATCCGACATGGTGGCCGTCCCTAGCGTCAGTGGCGGGTTTTCCAGTATTCAG ACCAAGTTTAATGCAGCCTTGGCCCAGAAAATCCCACAGAGATGTGCAGAACTGACTAAAATCATTGATGAACATCACACCAAG GACCTTCATTCCATCTACACCACTTTGTTGGAGAACATCTTTGGGTTTAACTACTACACAGGATGGGGGCTGAAGACTCTCAACAGGAAAACACAGCCA GTGGAGTTCAATACAGTGAAAGCATTCCTGTGTCCAGGAGGGCCCATGTTCAGGCTCTTCTACAAGCTGCAGTCTGATGCCTTCATCAGATATGAATTTCCTCTGTCCTGTTTACCA ATCCCTACCAGGCTGGCCCTACAGGAGGGAGCTGTTCCTGTGTTCTACAGTAACAAACTACAGATGTTACAGCATGGACGTCCTGCCAGCTCACTCTCGCTCA ATGCGTTTGAGTATTTCTTCTTCCAGTTTGCATACTTCATGGTTCACCCACAGAACCACAAGGTGATGAACAACTGGGTCCTACCTGCCGACATGCTGTACCCGTGTCTACTGGAGGATTATCTCAACCACTTCCTCCCTGTGCAGGGGGAGCCTCCCACACTACCCAACACTGGCAGTCCTATTG GCAGCCCCCACTCCCCCTCCCACGTCAGACAACAATCCCCGGTCGGACCGTACCACCAGGGCCTGTCTTCCCCCTACGGGAGTCCGCACGCCAACGTGCTCGTCAGACGAGCGCTCATTAGCCAGGGTGTGGCCGCGGGCGATACCGGAGTCCACGAGTGCTGGCTGTCCGAGAGTTTCCTGCAGATTATGGCAGAGTTCTGGTTAAACCAA AATGCACTGAGGATCCCCACAGCCCAGTCAGAAGGAAAGTCTGCAACCTCACAGGGTGGT aATTCTCTGGATGTGACGTACCGCGACCTTGCACAGCAGTTGAAGGACAGTTTCATGCCCAGTAAGGACCACGTGCGGATCGTCAGGATGCTGGTGAAACACGTGCACTACTTCGCTAACAGCGCCAAGGAGGTGTCTGTAACATCGCCTTATCACTCTCCCTCACTCCCACCCATTGAGGAACTGAAAAG AGCGATCATCCCCCAGTTCGTACAGAAGAAACTGTACGCGTTTCTGCGGCACGGGTTTGACCACTGGCCGCTGGACCACACGTTCCGCCTGATGCTGGAGACGTGGCTGAGTTACGTCCAGCCCTGGCGATACTCCGACCCCAACAAACCCAACCTCCCCGGCAGGGATAGCAGGGACAAGATGAACCCGGAGAAGTG GGCCCAGTTTGTTGCAGACAACCTCCTGTTCTACACCAGCCTGTTCCACGTGTTCCTGACCAGAGTCTTCCGTCTGGACCTCAGCTCACCTCGCAATGCCTACATGCTCTTCAGGGTCGCAAAG GTATACGGCCAGCCCAATCTTGCTCAGGTGATAGAAGACTGTGAGCGAGACCTGTGTGAGCCCGTCCCACGTATGACCCCCGTCCGGAGACACGGGCGGGACGGTCTGTACGGCGAGGGCGCAAGTTTCCTGTCCCCGCCATCCACCAACACAGCGGCCATACTGAGAATGCAGTGCCTGGAGCTGGAGTCCTCAGGGTTTGAGTACAAACTGATGTTTGGTGAAGAGACCAGAGGTTCAGTAAGGACCCTTCAAGTTTTATGTTTTGACAAACCTTTGATcacaatgaacat TAAAGATGATTTCCCTTCTATCTCACAGATGATACAGCTGTTACAGATCTTGTGCCAGGCCCGCCGTACAGCACAGACCTTCACCCAACCCGAGGACAGCAGCACCAGCCTACTGGCATGGATGGGGCTGGGCGGACAGACCGAACCATCCGCCGCCATGGGGGACGGGGAGGAGTTTGGAGGGGCAGACCTGCGCAAGCTGGATGTacacttggaacagtccattcacTTCCTCTGCATGGTTTTCAGG attGACCCTCCAGCGACCCAGACCGAGGCCTATCTCACCAGTCCTGGGGGCAGCCTGGAGGCTGATCGGACTCTACCACCCGACTGTACACAGGGGGAGGCAGGACAGGTCCTCACTCCTAGAGGCAGGTACCAG ATGATGAATGGGTTAAGAAGATTTGacattggttaccatggtgatccCGAgcttcagccaatcaggagctaCGAAAACCCCACCCTGGTCCGAGCCCTGTACAAGGTGTCCACCGTCATGAACCAAAGA TTTTCAGACTATCTCCAGGCTATGTATCACAGAGATGACTTCCTCGGCAGACTGGCGTACCAGTACTTGTCTCCTCCGTACCCCTCCCCACCATCGCGCCTCAGTCCGGTACAGGCCGAGCGACATTCACTCTACTCCGGACGCCCGCGAATCAGCCTTAGGTTTCTCGCGAGTTATCAGAACCTGGGATATCTGTTGGCGTTTCTGCTCTTGGCGTACATGTTCTCCGTTGGGCCGCTGAAACTCGTGCTGTTTTTACTGTTCGGTCTCATCGCGTATGGAACTGTCATGGTCTTGGTTACATATGACCGATGGAAGCCACTCAAATACAGGCAGTGA